A genome region from Microbacterium sp. CGR2 includes the following:
- a CDS encoding MFS transporter — MATTKKQKRTANRWIIFAIGIASQMVFSATFLGLPAASLLLQGSLDLSTGGLALVLGGASIAVVVTELPWGMAADRLGERRVLLIGVVGSMLSLVTVAAVTSMARPSVSAIATLLFVAAGAGGAVTGPSGSSILGWFAERRHGTLVSLRVAAVSAGGAAGTLAYSALLARWGPPLTFVVFAVACGICAALIWVFVFEPAVVTAQPASADTQQIRVRPALRQLSVWRVAASGLLLDVVQFLVLTFTAAILAERHGYPPAAGVAAVAAMQFVGGALRVAAGVSTDLIGWLSRTIVVRFLAVAQASCLIVVALGEDLPLLATFLALVVAGVASCAWQGAHFAQIAALAGPGHAGTALGLNNAATSLGAFIPQVLAGTLAAVLGWGSAILLLGVIPAMLAAFLFPRMTARR, encoded by the coding sequence ATGGCGACGACAAAGAAGCAGAAGCGGACGGCGAATCGCTGGATCATCTTCGCGATCGGCATCGCTTCACAAATGGTGTTCAGCGCGACGTTTCTCGGCCTGCCCGCGGCGTCGTTGCTCCTCCAGGGATCGCTCGATCTTTCGACGGGTGGGCTCGCACTAGTGCTGGGCGGAGCCAGTATCGCGGTCGTCGTGACGGAATTACCCTGGGGAATGGCGGCCGATCGCTTGGGCGAACGTCGCGTCCTGCTCATCGGCGTGGTGGGGTCGATGCTCTCACTCGTCACCGTTGCGGCAGTGACCTCGATGGCCCGACCATCAGTGTCAGCAATCGCCACTCTGCTGTTCGTTGCGGCGGGCGCCGGAGGCGCCGTTACCGGGCCTAGCGGAAGCTCCATTCTCGGATGGTTTGCGGAGCGCCGCCACGGCACTCTCGTCTCACTGCGGGTGGCGGCTGTGTCAGCGGGCGGGGCGGCCGGCACTCTGGCGTACTCGGCGCTCCTTGCACGCTGGGGGCCTCCGTTGACGTTCGTCGTCTTCGCGGTGGCGTGCGGCATCTGTGCGGCGCTCATCTGGGTCTTCGTCTTCGAACCAGCGGTCGTCACAGCTCAGCCCGCCAGCGCCGACACACAGCAGATCCGGGTACGACCCGCGCTGCGTCAGCTGTCCGTGTGGCGCGTCGCCGCGAGTGGGCTGCTCCTCGATGTCGTGCAGTTCCTCGTGCTGACCTTCACTGCCGCGATCCTCGCCGAACGTCACGGTTATCCGCCGGCTGCCGGCGTTGCCGCCGTCGCCGCAATGCAGTTCGTCGGCGGCGCCCTTCGTGTCGCGGCAGGCGTCAGCACCGATCTGATCGGATGGCTCAGCCGGACGATCGTCGTCCGGTTCCTGGCCGTCGCCCAGGCGTCCTGTCTGATCGTGGTAGCGCTCGGGGAGGATCTCCCTCTGCTCGCGACTTTCCTCGCTCTCGTCGTGGCAGGTGTCGCCAGCTGCGCTTGGCAGGGTGCTCACTTCGCCCAGATCGCCGCTCTCGCCGGACCGGGACACGCAGGAACAGCGCTCGGACTCAACAACGCAGCCACCTCGCTCGGGGCGTTCATTCCGCAGGTCTTGGCGGGAACACTTGCCGCAGTTCTCGGCTGGGGGAGCGCGATTCTGCTTCTGGGAGTCATCCCGGCGATGCTCGCCGCCTTCCTCTTCCCCCGCATGACCGCCCGCCGCTGA
- a CDS encoding spermidine synthase, giving the protein MIARFEELDWQETRMGELILRRREDPATGEMIYEVKLKDEYLMSSLFTVAEEELATIGLAAATGVRLSVLVGGLGLGYTAATALEDERVARLEVIDALPAVIGWHERRLLPVSARLVGDSRTTLTHDDFFAVVRRAPDDGTRRHDAILLDVDHSPRHTLDPSHADLYTEAGLTALAKHLADRGVFALWSDDPPDDAFMATLSAVFDDCRAHIVDFANRLTGGTSSNTVYVGVRR; this is encoded by the coding sequence ATGATCGCACGGTTCGAAGAGCTCGACTGGCAGGAGACGCGGATGGGCGAGCTCATCCTGCGTCGCCGTGAAGATCCCGCGACGGGCGAGATGATCTACGAGGTGAAGCTCAAGGACGAGTACTTGATGTCCAGCCTCTTCACGGTCGCCGAGGAGGAACTCGCGACCATCGGGCTCGCCGCCGCGACGGGCGTCCGGCTGAGCGTGCTCGTCGGCGGACTCGGTCTCGGATACACCGCCGCAACCGCCCTCGAGGACGAACGCGTGGCGAGACTCGAGGTGATCGACGCGCTCCCCGCAGTCATCGGATGGCACGAACGCCGTCTCCTGCCCGTGTCCGCTCGGCTCGTGGGAGATTCGCGGACCACGCTCACCCACGACGACTTCTTCGCGGTGGTTCGTCGTGCACCGGATGACGGGACGCGACGTCACGATGCGATCCTCCTGGACGTCGACCACTCACCGCGCCACACGCTCGATCCGAGCCACGCCGACCTCTACACCGAGGCGGGATTGACCGCACTCGCGAAGCACCTCGCCGACCGCGGTGTCTTCGCGCTGTGGTCCGACGATCCGCCCGATGACGCCTTCATGGCCACCCTCTCGGCGGTCTTCGACGACTGCCGCGCCCACATCGTCGACTTCGCCAACCGCCTCACCGGGGGCACCTCGTCCAACACGGTCTACGTCGGAGTCCGGCGCTGA